One genomic region from Pristiophorus japonicus isolate sPriJap1 chromosome 27, sPriJap1.hap1, whole genome shotgun sequence encodes:
- the LOC139239311 gene encoding trophinin-like has translation MGLSLGLSLGLSLGSSLGLGPSLGMGLSLGSSLGLSLGLSLGPSLGSSLGLGPSLGLGPSLGLSLGPSLGLGPSLGMGLSLGSSLGLGPLLGLSLGLGLSLGPSLGLSLCLSLGLGLSLGLSLGLGLSLGLGLSLGPSLGLSLGLGPSLGLGLSLGLGLSLGPSLGLSLGLGLSLGLSLSLGLSLSLGLSLSLGLSLSLGFSAQGSS, from the coding sequence ATGGGTCTCTCGCTGGGCCTCTCGCTGGGCCTCTCGCTGGGCTCCTCGCTAGGTCTGGGCCCCTCGCTGGGCATGGGTCTCTCGCTGGGCTCCTCGCTGGGTCTCTCGCTGGGCCTCTCGCTGGGCCCCTCGCTGGGCTCCTCGCTAGGCCTGGGCCCCTCGCTGGGCCTGGGCCCCTCGCTGGGCCTCTCGCTGGGCCCCTCGCTGGGCCTAGGCCCCTCACTGGGCATGGGTCTCTCGCTGGGCTCCTCGCTGGGCCTGGGCCCCTTGCTGGGCCTCTCGCTGGGCCTGGGCCTCTCGCTGGGCCCCTCGCTGGGCCTGTCGCTGTGCCTCTCGCTGGGCCTGGGCCTCTCGCTGGGCCTCTCGCTGGGCCTGGGCCTCTCGCTGGGCCTGGGCCTCTCACTGGGCCCCTCGCTGGGCCTCTCGCTGGGCCTGGGCCCCTCGCTGGGCCTGGGCCTCTCGCTGGGCCTGGGCCTCTCGCTGGGCCCCTCGCTGGGCCTCTCGCTGGGCCTGGGCCTCTCGCTGGGCCTGAGCCTCTCGCTGGGTCTGAGCCTCTCGCTGGGCCTGAGCCTCTCGCTGGGCCTGAGCCTCTCGCTGGGCTTCTCGGCTCAGGGCTCAAGCTGA